Proteins encoded within one genomic window of Suricata suricatta isolate VVHF042 chromosome 17, meerkat_22Aug2017_6uvM2_HiC, whole genome shotgun sequence:
- the MRC2 gene encoding C-type mannose receptor 2 isoform X1 has translation MGPRRAVPAPWSRHLLRCVLLLGGLHIGLLGAPGDAAAAALPEPNVFLVFSHGLQGCLEAQGGQVRVSPACNASLPAQRWKWVSRNRLFNLGAMQCLGTGWPGTNTTASLGMYECDREALNLRWHCRTLGDQLSLLLGGRTGNTSKAGGPERGDQTRSGQWRIYGSDEDLCARPYYEVYTIQGNSHGKPCTIPFKYDNQWFHSCTSTGREDGHLWCATTQDYGKDERWGFCPIKSNDCETFWDKDQLTDSCYQFNFQSTLSWREAWASCEQQGADLLSITEIHEQTYINGLLTGYSSTLWIGLNDLDTSGGWQWSDNSPLKYLNWESDQPDNPSEENCGVIRTESSGGWQNRDCSIALPYVCKKKPNATAERPPPDVWANVKVECEPSWQPFQGHCYRLQAEKRSWQESKKACLRGGGDLLSIHSMAELEFITKQIKQEVEELWIGLNDLKLQMNFEWSDGSLVSFTHWHPFEPNNFRDSLEDCVTIWGPEGRWNDSPCNQSLPSICKKAGQLSQGAAEEDHGCRKGWTWHSPSCYWLGEDQVSYSEARRLCTDHGSQLVTITNRFEQAFVSSLIYNWEGEYFWTALQDLNSTGSFRWLSGDEVMYTHWNRDQPGYSRGGCVALATGSAMGLWEVKNCTVFRARYICRQSLGTPVTPELPGPDPTPSLTGSCPQGWGSDPKLRHCYKVFSSERLQDKKSWVQAQRACQDLGAQLLSLASYEEEHFVANMLNKIFGESEPEIHEQNWFWIGLNRRDPGAGQSWRWSDGLGFSYHNFDRSRHDDDDIRGCAVLDLASLQWVAMQCETQLDWICKIPRGTDVREPDVSPQGRREWLRFQEAEYKFFEHHSTWAQAQRICTWFQAELASIHSQAELDFLGHNLQKFSRGQEQHWWIGLHTAESDGRFRWTDGSIINFISWAPGKPRPIGKDKKCVYMTASREDWGDQRCLTALPYICKRSNSTGEPQPPDLPPTALGGCPSGWDQFLNKCFRIQGQDPQDRVKWSEAQFSCEQQEAQLVTIANPLEQAFITASLPNVTFDLWIGLHASQRDFQWVEQEPLLYTNWAPGEPSGPSPAPSGNIPTSCAVVLHSPSAPFTGRWDDRSCTEETHGFICQKGTDPSLSPSPAASPPAPGTELSYLNGTFRLLQKPLSWHDALLLCESRNASLARVPDPYTQAFLTQASRGLRTPLWIGLASEEGSRRYSWVSEEPLSYVSWQDGEPQQPGGCAYVDVGGAWRTTSCDTKLQGAVCGRNGGPPPPRRISYQGSCPQGLADSAWIPFREHCYSFHMELLLGHKEALQRCQRAGGAVLSILDEMENVFVWEHLQSSEGQSRGAWLGMNFNPKGGTLVWHDNTAVNYSNWGPPGLGPSMLSHNSCYWIQSSSGLWRPGACTNITMGVVCKLPRAEESSFSPSAALPENPAALVVVLMAVLLLLALLTAALILYRRRRSAERGTFEGARYSRSASGPGEATEKNILVSDMEMNEQQE, from the exons aACCCAACGTCTTCCTCGTCTTCAGCCATGGACTGCAGGGCTgcctggaggcccagggagggcaaGTCAGAGTCTCCCCAGCCTGCAACGCCAGTCTCCCCGCCCAGCGCTGGAAGTGGGTCTCCCGAAACCGGCTCTTCAACCTGGGCGCCATGCAGTGCCTGGGCACGGGCTGGCCGGGCACCAACACCACAGCCTCCCTGGGCATGTATGAGTGTGACCGGGAGGCCCTGAATCTCCGCTGGCACTGTCGCACACTGGGTGACCAGCTGTCCCTGCTCCTGGGGGGTCGCACTGGCAACACATCCAAGGCCGGCGGCCCCGAGCGGGGCGACCAGACCCGCAGTGGTCAGTGGCGCATCTACGGCAGCGACGAAGATCTGTGTGCTCGGCCCTACTACG AGGTCTACACCATCCAGGGAAACTCCCACGGGAAGCCATGCACCATCCCCTTCAAGTATGACAACCAGTGGTTCCACAGCTGCACCAGCACAGGCCGTGAGGATGGGCACCTGTGGTGCGCCACCACCCAGGACTACGGCAAGGACGAGCGCTGGGGCTTCTGCCCTATCAAGA GTAATGACTGTGAGACCTTCTGGGACAAGGACCAGCTGACCGACAGCTGCTACCAGTTTAATTTCCAGTCCACGCTGTCGTGGAGGGAGGCCTGGGCCAGCTGCGAGCAGCAGGGGGCGGACCTGCTGAGCATCACTGAGATCCACGAGCAGACCTACATCAACG GGCTCCTCACTGGCTACAGCTCCACGCTATGGATTGGCCTTAATGACCTGGACACCAGTGGAGGCTGGCAGTGGTCTGACAACTCGCCCCTGAAGTACCTCAACTGGGAGAGTG ATCAGCCGGACAACCCGAGCGAGGAGAACTGCGGGGTGATCCGCACCGAGTCCTCGGGAGGCTGGCAGAACCGCGACTGCAGCATCGCGCTGCCCTACGTGTGCAAGAAGAAGCCCAACGCCACGGCCGAGCGCCCGCCCCCGG ACGTGTGGGCCAACGTGAAGGTGGAGTGCGAGCCCAGCTGGCAGCCCTTCCAGGGCCACTGCTACCGCCTGCAGGCCGAGAAGCGAAGTTGGCAGGAGTCCAAGAAGGCGTGTCTGCGGGGCGGGGGCGACCTGCTCAGCATCCACAGCATGGCCGAGCTGGAGTTCATCACCAAACAGATCAAGCAAG aggtggAGGAGCTGTGGATTGGCCTCAATGATCTGAAACTGCAGATGAATTTTGAGTGGTCTGATGGGAGCCTCGTGAGCTTCACACACTGGCACCCCTTTGAGCCCAACAACTTCCGGGACAGCCTGGAAGACTGTGTCACCATCTGGGGGCCG GAAGGTCGTTGGAATGACAGTCCCTGTAACCAGTCCCTGCCATCCATCTGCAAGAAGGCAGGCCAGCTGAGCCAGGGGGCAGCCGAGGAGGACCACGGCTGCCGGAAG GGTTGGACATGGCACAGCCCATCCTGCTACTGGCTGGGAGAGGACCAAGTAAGCTACAGCGAGGCCCGGCGCCTGTGCACCGACCACGGCTCTCAGCTGGTCACCATCACCAACAG GTTTGAGCAGGCCTTTGTCAGCAGCCTCATCTACAACTGGGAGGGCGAGTACTTTTGGACGGCCCTGCAGGACCTCAATAGCACCGGCTCCTTCCGCTGGCTCAGCGGGGATGAGGTCATGTACACCCACTGGAACCGGGACCAGCCTG GGTACAGCCGTGGGGGCTGCGTGGCCCTGGCCACGGGCAGCGCCATGGGGCTGTGGGAGGTGAAGAACTGCACCGTGTTCCGGGCCCGCTACATCTGCCGGCAGAGCCTGGGCACGCCAGTGACACCCGAGCTGCCTGGGCCAGACCCCACGCCCAGCCTCACTGGCTcctgtccccagggctgggggtcAGACCCCAAACTCCGGCACTGCTATAAG GTGTTCAGCTCAGAGCGGCTGCAGGACAAGAAGAGCTGGGTGCAGGCACAGAGGGCCTGCCAAGATTTGGGGGCCCAGCTGCTGAGCCTGGCCAGCTATGAGGAAGAGCACTTTGTGGCCAACATGCTCAACAAGATCTTCGG TGAATCAGAGCCCGAGATCCACGAGCAGAACTGGTTCTGGATCGGTCTGAACCGTCGAGATCCCGGAGCGGGTCAGAGCTGGCGCTGGAGCGACGGCTTGGGG TTCTCTTACCACAATTTCGACCGGAGCCGGCACGACGACGACGACATCCGGGGCTGTGCGGTGCTCGACCTGGCCTCCCTGCAGTGGGTGGCCATGCAGTGCGAGACGCAGCTGGACTGGATCTGCAAGATCCCTCGAG GCACAGACGTGCGGGAGCCCGACGTCAGCCCACAAG GCCGGCGGGAGTGGCTGCGTTTCCAGGAGGCCGAGTACAAGTTCTTCGAGCACCACTCCACGTGGGCACAGGCGCAGCGCATCTGCACGTGGTTCCAGGCCGAGCTGGCCTCCATACACAGCCAGGCCGAGCTGGACTTCCTGGGGCACAACCTGCAGAAG TTCTCCCGGGGCCAGGAGCAGCACTGGTGGATCGGCCTGCACACTGCAGAGAGTGATGGGCGTTTCCG GTGGACAGATGGTTCCATTATAAACTTCATCTCCTGGGCACCCGGTAAACCTCGGCCCATCGGCAAGGATAAGAAGTGCGTGTACATGACCGCCAGCCGAG AGGATTGGGGGGACCAGAGGTGCCTGACAGCCTTGCCTTACATCTGCAAGCGCAGCAACAGCACTGGAGAGCCACAGCCCCCAGACCTGCCACCCACAGCCCTGGGGGGCTGCCCCTCTGGCTGGGACCAGTTCCTCAACAAG TGTTTCCGAATCCAGGGCCAGGACCCCCAGGACCGGGTGAAGTGGTCAGAGGCTCAGTTCTCCTGTGAACAGCAAGAGGCCCAACTGGTCACCATTGCAAACCCCTTAGAGCAAG CGTTCATCACAGCCAGCCTGCCCAATGTGACCTTTGACCTTTGGATTGGCCTCCATGCCTCTCAGAGGGACTTCCAGTGGGTGGAGCAGGAGCCTCTGCTGTATACCAACTGGGCTCCCGGGGAGCCCTcgggccccagccctgctcccagtGGCAACATACCG ACCAGCTGTGCGGTGGTCCTGCACAGCCCCTCCGCCCCCTTCACTGGCCGCTGGGATGATCGGAGCTGCACAGAGGAGACACATGGCTTCATCTGCCAGAAGGGCACGG ACCcttccctgagcccctccccagcAGCATCGCCCCCTGCCCCCGGCACTGAGCTCTCCTACCTCAACGGCACCTTCCGGCTGCTGCAGAAGCCTCTGAGCTGGCACGATGCCCTCCTGCTGTGTGAGAGCCGCAACGCCAGCCTGGCCCGCGTGCCTGACCCCTACACCCAGGCCTTTCTCACGCAGGCCTCCCGGGGGCTGCGCACCCCACTCTGGATCGGGCTGGCCAGTGAGGAG GGCTCCCGGCGGTACTCCTGGGTCTCGGAGGAACCGCTGAGCTACGTGAGCTGGCAGGACGGGGAGCCCCAGCAGCCGGGGGGCTGCGCCTACGTGGATGTGGGCGGGGCCTGGCGCACCACCAGCTGCGACACCAAGCTGCAGGGCGCTGTCTGCGGCAGGAACGGTG GGCCCCCTCCTCCCCGAAGAATAAGCTACCAGGGCAGCTGTCCCCAGGGGCTGGCTGACTCTGCCTGGATTCCCTTCCGGGAGCACTGCTACTCCTTCCACATGGAGCTGCTGCTGGGCCACAAGGAGGCGCTGCAGCGCTGCCAGAGAG CGGGTGGGGCAGTCCTGTCCATTCTGGATGAGATGGAGAACGTGTTTGTCTGGGAGCACCTGCAGAGCTCCGAGGGCCAgagtcggggtgcctggctgggcaTGAACTTCAACCCCAAAG GAGGCACCCTGGTCTGGCATGACAACACAGCTGTGAACTACTCCAACTGGGGGCCCCCGGGCCTGGGCCCCAGCATGCTGAGCCACAACAGCTGCTACTGGATCCAGAGCAGCAGTGGCCTGTGGCGCCCGGGCGCCTGCACCAACATTACCATGGGGGTCGTCTGCAAGCTCCCTCGAG CTGAGGAAAGCAGCTTCTCTCCATCAG CAGCGCTCCCGGAAAACCCGGCGGCCCTGGTGGTGGTGCTGATGGCGGTGCTGCTGCTCCTGGCCCTGCTGACCGCAGCCTTGATCCTCTACCGGCGGCGACGGAGCGCGGAGCGTGGGACCTTCGAGGGTGCCCGGTACAGCCGCAGCGCCTCCGGCCCCGGCGAGGCCACTGAGAAGAACATTCTGGTGTCTGACATGGAAATGAATGAGCAGCAGGAGTAG
- the MRC2 gene encoding C-type mannose receptor 2 isoform X2, with product MGPRRAVPAPWSRHLLRCVLLLGGLHIGLLGAPGDAAAAALPEPNVFLVFSHGLQGCLEAQGGQVRVSPACNASLPAQRWKWVSRNRLFNLGAMQCLGTGWPGTNTTASLGMYECDREALNLRWHCRTLGDQLSLLLGGRTGNTSKAGGPERGDQTRSGQWRIYGSDEDLCARPYYEVYTIQGNSHGKPCTIPFKYDNQWFHSCTSTGREDGHLWCATTQDYGKDERWGFCPIKSNDCETFWDKDQLTDSCYQFNFQSTLSWREAWASCEQQGADLLSITEIHEQTYINGLLTGYSSTLWIGLNDLDTSGGWQWSDNSPLKYLNWESDQPDNPSEENCGVIRTESSGGWQNRDCSIALPYVCKKKPNATAERPPPDVWANVKVECEPSWQPFQGHCYRLQAEKRSWQESKKACLRGGGDLLSIHSMAELEFITKQIKQEVEELWIGLNDLKLQMNFEWSDGSLVSFTHWHPFEPNNFRDSLEDCVTIWGPEGRWNDSPCNQSLPSICKKAGQLSQGAAEEDHGCRKGWTWHSPSCYWLGEDQVSYSEARRLCTDHGSQLVTITNRFEQAFVSSLIYNWEGEYFWTALQDLNSTGSFRWLSGDEVMYTHWNRDQPGYSRGGCVALATGSAMGLWEVKNCTVFRARYICRQSLGTPVTPELPGPDPTPSLTGSCPQGWGSDPKLRHCYKVFSSERLQDKKSWVQAQRACQDLGAQLLSLASYEEEHFVANMLNKIFGESEPEIHEQNWFWIGLNRRDPGAGQSWRWSDGLGFSYHNFDRSRHDDDDIRGCAVLDLASLQWVAMQCETQLDWICKIPRGTDVREPDVSPQGRREWLRFQEAEYKFFEHHSTWAQAQRICTWFQAELASIHSQAELDFLGHNLQKFSRGQEQHWWIGLHTAESDGRFRWTDGSIINFISWAPGKPRPIGKDKKCVYMTASREDWGDQRCLTALPYICKRSNSTGEPQPPDLPPTALGGCPSGWDQFLNKCFRIQGQDPQDRVKWSEAQFSCEQQEAQLVTIANPLEQAFITASLPNVTFDLWIGLHASQRDFQWVEQEPLLYTNWAPGEPSGPSPAPSGNIPTSCAVVLHSPSAPFTGRWDDRSCTEETHGFICQKGTDPSLSPSPAASPPAPGTELSYLNGTFRLLQKPLSWHDALLLCESRNASLARVPDPYTQAFLTQASRGLRTPLWIGLASEEGSRRYSWVSEEPLSYVSWQDGEPQQPGGCAYVDVGGAWRTTSCDTKLQGAVCGRNGGPPPPRRISYQGSCPQGLADSAWIPFREHCYSFHMELLLGHKEALQRCQRAGGAVLSILDEMENVFVWEHLQSSEGQSRGAWLGMNFNPKGGTLVWHDNTAVNYSNWGPPGLGPSMLSHNSCYWIQSSSGLWRPGACTNITMGVVCKLPRAEESSFSPSALPENPAALVVVLMAVLLLLALLTAALILYRRRRSAERGTFEGARYSRSASGPGEATEKNILVSDMEMNEQQE from the exons aACCCAACGTCTTCCTCGTCTTCAGCCATGGACTGCAGGGCTgcctggaggcccagggagggcaaGTCAGAGTCTCCCCAGCCTGCAACGCCAGTCTCCCCGCCCAGCGCTGGAAGTGGGTCTCCCGAAACCGGCTCTTCAACCTGGGCGCCATGCAGTGCCTGGGCACGGGCTGGCCGGGCACCAACACCACAGCCTCCCTGGGCATGTATGAGTGTGACCGGGAGGCCCTGAATCTCCGCTGGCACTGTCGCACACTGGGTGACCAGCTGTCCCTGCTCCTGGGGGGTCGCACTGGCAACACATCCAAGGCCGGCGGCCCCGAGCGGGGCGACCAGACCCGCAGTGGTCAGTGGCGCATCTACGGCAGCGACGAAGATCTGTGTGCTCGGCCCTACTACG AGGTCTACACCATCCAGGGAAACTCCCACGGGAAGCCATGCACCATCCCCTTCAAGTATGACAACCAGTGGTTCCACAGCTGCACCAGCACAGGCCGTGAGGATGGGCACCTGTGGTGCGCCACCACCCAGGACTACGGCAAGGACGAGCGCTGGGGCTTCTGCCCTATCAAGA GTAATGACTGTGAGACCTTCTGGGACAAGGACCAGCTGACCGACAGCTGCTACCAGTTTAATTTCCAGTCCACGCTGTCGTGGAGGGAGGCCTGGGCCAGCTGCGAGCAGCAGGGGGCGGACCTGCTGAGCATCACTGAGATCCACGAGCAGACCTACATCAACG GGCTCCTCACTGGCTACAGCTCCACGCTATGGATTGGCCTTAATGACCTGGACACCAGTGGAGGCTGGCAGTGGTCTGACAACTCGCCCCTGAAGTACCTCAACTGGGAGAGTG ATCAGCCGGACAACCCGAGCGAGGAGAACTGCGGGGTGATCCGCACCGAGTCCTCGGGAGGCTGGCAGAACCGCGACTGCAGCATCGCGCTGCCCTACGTGTGCAAGAAGAAGCCCAACGCCACGGCCGAGCGCCCGCCCCCGG ACGTGTGGGCCAACGTGAAGGTGGAGTGCGAGCCCAGCTGGCAGCCCTTCCAGGGCCACTGCTACCGCCTGCAGGCCGAGAAGCGAAGTTGGCAGGAGTCCAAGAAGGCGTGTCTGCGGGGCGGGGGCGACCTGCTCAGCATCCACAGCATGGCCGAGCTGGAGTTCATCACCAAACAGATCAAGCAAG aggtggAGGAGCTGTGGATTGGCCTCAATGATCTGAAACTGCAGATGAATTTTGAGTGGTCTGATGGGAGCCTCGTGAGCTTCACACACTGGCACCCCTTTGAGCCCAACAACTTCCGGGACAGCCTGGAAGACTGTGTCACCATCTGGGGGCCG GAAGGTCGTTGGAATGACAGTCCCTGTAACCAGTCCCTGCCATCCATCTGCAAGAAGGCAGGCCAGCTGAGCCAGGGGGCAGCCGAGGAGGACCACGGCTGCCGGAAG GGTTGGACATGGCACAGCCCATCCTGCTACTGGCTGGGAGAGGACCAAGTAAGCTACAGCGAGGCCCGGCGCCTGTGCACCGACCACGGCTCTCAGCTGGTCACCATCACCAACAG GTTTGAGCAGGCCTTTGTCAGCAGCCTCATCTACAACTGGGAGGGCGAGTACTTTTGGACGGCCCTGCAGGACCTCAATAGCACCGGCTCCTTCCGCTGGCTCAGCGGGGATGAGGTCATGTACACCCACTGGAACCGGGACCAGCCTG GGTACAGCCGTGGGGGCTGCGTGGCCCTGGCCACGGGCAGCGCCATGGGGCTGTGGGAGGTGAAGAACTGCACCGTGTTCCGGGCCCGCTACATCTGCCGGCAGAGCCTGGGCACGCCAGTGACACCCGAGCTGCCTGGGCCAGACCCCACGCCCAGCCTCACTGGCTcctgtccccagggctgggggtcAGACCCCAAACTCCGGCACTGCTATAAG GTGTTCAGCTCAGAGCGGCTGCAGGACAAGAAGAGCTGGGTGCAGGCACAGAGGGCCTGCCAAGATTTGGGGGCCCAGCTGCTGAGCCTGGCCAGCTATGAGGAAGAGCACTTTGTGGCCAACATGCTCAACAAGATCTTCGG TGAATCAGAGCCCGAGATCCACGAGCAGAACTGGTTCTGGATCGGTCTGAACCGTCGAGATCCCGGAGCGGGTCAGAGCTGGCGCTGGAGCGACGGCTTGGGG TTCTCTTACCACAATTTCGACCGGAGCCGGCACGACGACGACGACATCCGGGGCTGTGCGGTGCTCGACCTGGCCTCCCTGCAGTGGGTGGCCATGCAGTGCGAGACGCAGCTGGACTGGATCTGCAAGATCCCTCGAG GCACAGACGTGCGGGAGCCCGACGTCAGCCCACAAG GCCGGCGGGAGTGGCTGCGTTTCCAGGAGGCCGAGTACAAGTTCTTCGAGCACCACTCCACGTGGGCACAGGCGCAGCGCATCTGCACGTGGTTCCAGGCCGAGCTGGCCTCCATACACAGCCAGGCCGAGCTGGACTTCCTGGGGCACAACCTGCAGAAG TTCTCCCGGGGCCAGGAGCAGCACTGGTGGATCGGCCTGCACACTGCAGAGAGTGATGGGCGTTTCCG GTGGACAGATGGTTCCATTATAAACTTCATCTCCTGGGCACCCGGTAAACCTCGGCCCATCGGCAAGGATAAGAAGTGCGTGTACATGACCGCCAGCCGAG AGGATTGGGGGGACCAGAGGTGCCTGACAGCCTTGCCTTACATCTGCAAGCGCAGCAACAGCACTGGAGAGCCACAGCCCCCAGACCTGCCACCCACAGCCCTGGGGGGCTGCCCCTCTGGCTGGGACCAGTTCCTCAACAAG TGTTTCCGAATCCAGGGCCAGGACCCCCAGGACCGGGTGAAGTGGTCAGAGGCTCAGTTCTCCTGTGAACAGCAAGAGGCCCAACTGGTCACCATTGCAAACCCCTTAGAGCAAG CGTTCATCACAGCCAGCCTGCCCAATGTGACCTTTGACCTTTGGATTGGCCTCCATGCCTCTCAGAGGGACTTCCAGTGGGTGGAGCAGGAGCCTCTGCTGTATACCAACTGGGCTCCCGGGGAGCCCTcgggccccagccctgctcccagtGGCAACATACCG ACCAGCTGTGCGGTGGTCCTGCACAGCCCCTCCGCCCCCTTCACTGGCCGCTGGGATGATCGGAGCTGCACAGAGGAGACACATGGCTTCATCTGCCAGAAGGGCACGG ACCcttccctgagcccctccccagcAGCATCGCCCCCTGCCCCCGGCACTGAGCTCTCCTACCTCAACGGCACCTTCCGGCTGCTGCAGAAGCCTCTGAGCTGGCACGATGCCCTCCTGCTGTGTGAGAGCCGCAACGCCAGCCTGGCCCGCGTGCCTGACCCCTACACCCAGGCCTTTCTCACGCAGGCCTCCCGGGGGCTGCGCACCCCACTCTGGATCGGGCTGGCCAGTGAGGAG GGCTCCCGGCGGTACTCCTGGGTCTCGGAGGAACCGCTGAGCTACGTGAGCTGGCAGGACGGGGAGCCCCAGCAGCCGGGGGGCTGCGCCTACGTGGATGTGGGCGGGGCCTGGCGCACCACCAGCTGCGACACCAAGCTGCAGGGCGCTGTCTGCGGCAGGAACGGTG GGCCCCCTCCTCCCCGAAGAATAAGCTACCAGGGCAGCTGTCCCCAGGGGCTGGCTGACTCTGCCTGGATTCCCTTCCGGGAGCACTGCTACTCCTTCCACATGGAGCTGCTGCTGGGCCACAAGGAGGCGCTGCAGCGCTGCCAGAGAG CGGGTGGGGCAGTCCTGTCCATTCTGGATGAGATGGAGAACGTGTTTGTCTGGGAGCACCTGCAGAGCTCCGAGGGCCAgagtcggggtgcctggctgggcaTGAACTTCAACCCCAAAG GAGGCACCCTGGTCTGGCATGACAACACAGCTGTGAACTACTCCAACTGGGGGCCCCCGGGCCTGGGCCCCAGCATGCTGAGCCACAACAGCTGCTACTGGATCCAGAGCAGCAGTGGCCTGTGGCGCCCGGGCGCCTGCACCAACATTACCATGGGGGTCGTCTGCAAGCTCCCTCGAG CTGAGGAAAGCAGCTTCTCTCCATCAG CGCTCCCGGAAAACCCGGCGGCCCTGGTGGTGGTGCTGATGGCGGTGCTGCTGCTCCTGGCCCTGCTGACCGCAGCCTTGATCCTCTACCGGCGGCGACGGAGCGCGGAGCGTGGGACCTTCGAGGGTGCCCGGTACAGCCGCAGCGCCTCCGGCCCCGGCGAGGCCACTGAGAAGAACATTCTGGTGTCTGACATGGAAATGAATGAGCAGCAGGAGTAG